GGGGTGGAGCGACGCCGAACGGTTGACGCAGGCCAGCATCGAGGGCGGATCCATGCTCAGCTCGTTCACCGCCGTCGCCGCCATAGCGAAGCGGGTGCCGTCGTGCCGGGAGGTGATGACGACCACTGCCTTCGCCAGACGGCGCAGGGCTTCGCGGGTCGATTGGGACAGTATCTCGGTCATAAATCCTCATATCGTTCAGGCAGTGTTCTCGGCGACGGCCAGCGGCGTGCGGCCTTTCCCGCCATAGATGCGGGTCGCGAAATAGAGTGCGATCAGCCAGGCGAGCGCGGTCAGCACCAGCAGCACGGCAGGCGGCCCGCCGGCGCGTCCGACCGGTTCCAGCGCCAGCACGGCGAGGAACGACGCGAACAGGTGCGCGCCCTTGACCAGCCCGACGGTGCGGCCGCGATATTGCGGAGCCGAGAAGGCCGAGGCGCGCGCCACGACATTGGCGGCGAACCAGCCCACGCCGAAGCCGAAGACCAGCAGGCCGAAGGCAGCGACGCGCCAGTCGGTGGCGATCGCGGCGATGCCGAGGCCCGCGCCAGAGAGCAGGAAGCTGATCGTGAACACGCTCTCGGTTGAGAGATACTGGCGCGCGCGGCCATATTGGCTGGCCATGATCGCGATCGCCACGGTCTCCGCGCTCAGCGCGATCGCGATGATCTTCGCCTGATCGACGCCCAGATCGCGGAAGTGGAAGGGCATGTAGGTGACGGGCGCGAAGGTGATCGTGCCGCAGCAAAGCCCGAGGAACATCAGGCCGAAGGGAAAGCGGAACTTGGCATCGGCACCAAGCCCGGGCGCGTCCGATGCCCCGGCGACCGCGCGGGCAGGCTCGTTGCCGCGCAGGCTCCACGCGACCAGCGCCAGCGGCAGGCTGATCGCATAGAGCAGGAAGGGGAGGCGCCAGTAGATGTCGCCGACCACGCCCGCGATGGGCGAGGTGATGATGCTGGTGAT
Above is a genomic segment from Sphingomonas sp. G-3-2-10 containing:
- a CDS encoding MFS transporter, producing MQTERPRLSLRIVMLTSGIPATLCFTAISPILPKMEAALAQGPGDAFLVKMVLAVVGLAMVFGSPLAGWLADKMSRVTLMAIAMLVWAVFGCMGYLIGELHVMVASRLIVGLAAATALTVGLTMIGDLAYPALRLKYMGVQVAISTITSIITSPIAGVVGDIYWRLPFLLYAISLPLALVAWSLRGNEPARAVAGASDAPGLGADAKFRFPFGLMFLGLCCGTITFAPVTYMPFHFRDLGVDQAKIIAIALSAETVAIAIMASQYGRARQYLSTESVFTISFLLSGAGLGIAAIATDWRVAAFGLLVFGFGVGWFAANVVARASAFSAPQYRGRTVGLVKGAHLFASFLAVLALEPVGRAGGPPAVLLVLTALAWLIALYFATRIYGGKGRTPLAVAENTA